A genomic window from Tolypothrix sp. PCC 7910 includes:
- a CDS encoding cytochrome C — protein sequence MSNLVKRKVRDRDRQFKRRPLGLLLVVLAWSLAMGWLLALASNVQGATPTSQVGTVDVVPAQYKLGQELYVENCSTCHIPIPPEVLPTQTWKNLLQDSQHYGAQLQPLIDPPRVLVWRYLQTFSRPQRKDEETPYRVNNSRYFKALHPKVKLQRPVQINSCVSCHPSAADFNFRQLSPEMENSP from the coding sequence ATGTCAAATCTTGTGAAGCGGAAAGTCCGCGATCGCGATCGCCAATTTAAACGCCGACCTTTGGGTTTACTCTTGGTAGTATTGGCCTGGAGTTTAGCTATGGGTTGGCTGTTAGCCTTAGCTAGCAACGTCCAAGGTGCTACCCCGACATCACAAGTGGGTACAGTTGACGTAGTACCTGCACAATACAAACTGGGACAAGAATTATATGTAGAAAACTGCTCAACTTGTCACATCCCCATACCACCAGAAGTTTTACCCACTCAAACTTGGAAAAACCTCCTCCAAGACTCACAGCACTACGGCGCACAGCTACAGCCTTTAATCGATCCGCCACGTGTCTTAGTTTGGCGGTATCTGCAAACTTTTTCCCGTCCGCAACGCAAAGACGAAGAAACACCCTATCGCGTCAACAATTCACGTTATTTCAAAGCTTTGCATCCTAAAGTCAAGCTACAACGTCCTGTACAAATTAATAGCTGTGTTAGCTGTCACCCCAGCGCCGCAGATTTCAATTTCCGTCAGTTGAGTCCAGAAATGGAGAATTCGCCGTGA